The DNA sequence aaaaaaaaaataatccaagtGATAGAGTTTTATTGACTTCTAATAAGCTACGAATtaccaacataaaaaataaatgcaacaTAATTGAATAAACAACAGAAAAGTCAACTTAATATCCATAATAAGCTGtcataattatatttgtagAGAATATACCATACATGTTAGGATCCGATCAGTCTATTTACACTTAAAACTCACATGATACATCTACAGTCTGAACCAACCGAAAACTATTACAAGAGATACGATCCAGTATCGACACAACAATATGCGTACACCCATATTCTCTACGATCCTTCTTCGAAGTTCGTCCTCTTGCTTGTGAagctcattctctctcttttagttTGTCCTTTTGTTTTGGAGCTTCATACTCACGTAGCAATAAAGCATCCCCTCCCTCTCTTCCGAAGTTCATTCACTCTTGTCAGGATTTTCTCAAGTAGTACCGATTGAAGTATATGTGCCCAATGAAGAATTTGCTTCTCGCTGTGAACCAttcaagaagaaatgaaaagctATCTCATATATCTAACATCAATATGATTATGATTTTTAGCCTTGGTGCTTATAAAACAGGAAACACTTAGATTAGCATGCTTACATGAATGATTAGAACAGGACAGTTGACCAATGAGATTTTGTCAATATTTTGCACTCAAACAACATAAAACAGTATCATATAGTGATAATGATTTGTCTACTCCAAGTCACTATTATTCACTTTAAAGCACAAGTCTGTATCATGATTATATGATAACTATTTTCTCGACAATCTAATTAACATCCCTCAATAACCACGATTTCCCCGCAACAAAGAATACTCCATAGGACAGAAATGGTGGTACATACTCCAtatggccaaaatacaagtACAGATTGCCTACAAACCTAGATTCTGATATCAACTTTCACTAATTTGGggcaaaatttcaaattttagatcAAGTACAAACCCTAAAAACTTCATATCTATTTCATATCTATTTTTATACGAATGAAATTGAAGTGTGTGTGCGTGAGTGGTTCAAATCTGAGTGTGAGTGAGTAATAACAGAGAGTATGTGAGAAGTTTGGGAAAAATGCTTACTGCAGTCGAAATCATAGAGAAGAAGAAGCCACTCTCTTCGCGATGCCATCCAAACCTGTAATCAATCGGGGGGTGGGGGAGAAAGCAGGCTTCGAGGGCTTCGCTGGAGGTTGGGGGAGACTAAAGAGGGCTCGCGAGGGGGAGGGGCGACGCGGGGAGGGGTGGGGattggaagaaaagaaatggggagggaggagaggaagaaatcGACGTGGCGTAGGGGACGGGGAAGAGGATGCCGATGCAGGTGGTGGGGGGCGACGTGGGGATGGGTGGGGATAGGAAGAAAAGAAACTGGGAGGGAGGAGATTTAGaaagttattttcaaaatgcacaAGTCTTCCCGTCAGAGAGAGGGAACGAAACGTGCGTTTAATGTACACATAAGGTGTGCACCGGCTGCAGCTGTACGGTGGGCTGATCTTAAGATTTATTCTTCTTAATTAGTACAtgagcttataaaaaaatattatatatcaaggTGATCAGAAAGGCATGCAGCAGAtcaatattttatggaaaaatatttgcatcagccccacaccagcacacactcaacctattgagtgtaaaaaaaaaaaaaaaaaagtgatgtgaagtgtgtgctggtgtggggctgatgcatagcatttcccataTTTTATAGGCATATTTGGACGGACATTTAGACCAAGCTGATCAAAACTCACATTATTATCGTATTcacttgttaattaattttttatcacaaaaaatgGCTATAtttatctactctattataataagtgactatctaactgtgaatagtaacttttattatttgtctgttaatttttcttgtttttctattaagtctgttaaatcatgttttaccaaaaagtCCTTAAAACCCTTGATTATTTGACATATAGCTtcattgtagaatttaatgcaggatcttgttttaccaaaaggtcatTAAGATCCTTGACAATTTAACGTGCGGTtctcttgtaaaatttaatgaaaaatcatgttttaccaaaggCCCTTAATAGCCCCAtggcacacaagaattgacgtctctttttcatgttatttttgttctgaCAGTGCACTCattctcctttctttttgtttcaatttttttttaataaaaaattaacaatattttattattatatagagagtaattaatagataattcaatatgGATGCAGATTAATGGTCATATTTTtctgaaatttaattttttttttaatttttaatttttttctttctttaaccttgtattttctttttccagacaAACAAACAACtgactttttcacttttattttttatttaaatcattatatcaGGTGCACTCCGAGAATAGCGCACCTAGAGCCATTccctagtatgtatatatatatataaattaattctttcTGAATATCTAAAAGGAATTAATGGGAATTAGTTGTTGTAATTGCCGTGATACGTGGTGGTGAtcagtttgagagagagagagagagagagagagatagagagagagagagagctgggtcAATGTAATACAGCTCAATATTTGTACAATAATGAAAGTACTGCACGCACCGTTCCATTATTTGAAGAGGTCGAATTATTTGGTTGCATTTTCAATGTATGTGTGCGAGCAATAATGGTTAAAGAATGTTTCCaccatcaaagaaaaaataatgataatcgATAACcttagattaattaattaaagagtagTTGACAAGTATTACACGTTTATGGAAAAAACATGGACCAGTTCATGATCAGTAATTCCTCTCTATAAATAGAGATGTGACCATCCAACATTTCTCATTCCCTCCTCGCCAATATTAATTACTTACACAGATCAGTACTACAACGCAGAGATAAATCATATATAGCCTCAAATATGATGAACTCCAAGGTTGTTCCTAAGTACGCCCTTTTAACTGTGGCCCTGTTGGCTTTCGCTTGTTCCCTCGCCTTTGCCTACGACCCCAGTCCCCTGCAGGACTTTTGTGTTGCAATCGACAATCCTGCTTCTGCTGGTATGTACACATTATTATTGCTATGTTATTTGATTGTATTTTCTGCATaatatcatgtgtatatatatagtcatgatgataacaaacattttctttcctttctttctgcAGTATTTGTGAATGGAAAGTTTTGCAAGGACCCAAAGCTTGTCACTGCTGATGATTTCTTCCGCTCGGTGAACATTCCCGGAAACACCACAAATAAAGTGGGGTCGAACGTCACCGCTGTGACAGTGGAACAATTACCAGGCCTCAACACCCTAGGCATATCCTTGGCTCGCATCGACTTTGCACCACATGGCTTAAATCCTCCCCACACCCACCCTCGCGCCACTGAGTTTCTTGTAGTCATAGAAGGTACTCTTCATGTTGGCTTTGTCACATCCAATGCAGATGGCAACCGCCTCTTCACCAAAGTTCTAAACAAGGGAGACGTCTTTGTGTTCCCAATTGGTCTCATTCACTTCCAGTTGAACGTGGGAAATACCAAGGCGGTTGCCTTTGCTGGTCTGAGCAGCCAAAATCCTGGAGTCATTACCATAGCCAATGCAGTCTTTGGATCCAATCCTCCCATCAATCAAGATGTTCTCACCAAGGCCTTCCAAGTGGACAAGAATCTGGTTAACTATCTTCAGCAACAATTCTAACTAATTGCCTAAACGAAAATCATAGATTTCAAGATATATTTGCAATAAACCATTAGATGGTGTGATTAAGTTTGTCAATGTTTCCCAGCTTGTAACctcattgaaattattttattgaaataaaattgttgCTTATAATTTACAGTCACTTTGTTATAATCATCAACAGGTGTGATTGAACTTAATTGCATTTTGAATACGTCTCAGGAGTGATATCACTTGTAAGGGCCCCGGCCTTTTCTTCCCTTATCTTTCCGACCCCAAggcaaaatatacaaaaataaataaataataacataaatgaaaaatatattacacaTGATCGTAATTATTGGATAGGATTCAAATGAATTTATTACACATGATCGTCCGAGCCCCTTGTCGCCCGGAGACAACCTAGTTGGGGACGTCACTCAATTTATtatgctcccgagtgaccagatgAGCTttaccgagataataccccaccTCGACTTGGGATTGTGATACGCACGTACCCATAAAAATATTACCAAGACACGAAAAccttgttttcaattttatcagCAT is a window from the Juglans regia cultivar Chandler chromosome 7, Walnut 2.0, whole genome shotgun sequence genome containing:
- the LOC109020396 gene encoding germin-like protein subfamily 1 member 17, with the protein product MMNSKVVPKYALLTVALLAFACSLAFAYDPSPLQDFCVAIDNPASAVFVNGKFCKDPKLVTADDFFRSVNIPGNTTNKVGSNVTAVTVEQLPGLNTLGISLARIDFAPHGLNPPHTHPRATEFLVVIEGTLHVGFVTSNADGNRLFTKVLNKGDVFVFPIGLIHFQLNVGNTKAVAFAGLSSQNPGVITIANAVFGSNPPINQDVLTKAFQVDKNLVNYLQQQF